In Anomalospiza imberbis isolate Cuckoo-Finch-1a 21T00152 chromosome 35, ASM3175350v1, whole genome shotgun sequence, the genomic stretch ttccaagcagatTATACAGGGAGCACAGTAAGTCATGGGctacaaaaaagggaaaatcctgtTTTTTAATCTACTGCTCTAGGTTGCTTGGATGGGACActgcacatagatattcatgTCCCAGTTCCGgttgagaaaaataaagaagttttcTCTCAGATATGATTAAAGCAGGAGTGACAAAAATGAGCAGagggccccttagaggcagcatcagtgtcacttttccagcctcctcagggttgctctgacGTTGCCAtcacagcctgcagagccagagctgcccctgggctgtgcctgagctgggaggggtctgcagggcagagctgagcccccagaactgggctgggctctgtcagcactggcagggcccagccctgggcacagggaagcagctgctggcagggacagctccaggcagcagaacCCTGGGCAGGCACTGGGACAAAGTGCCCCAAAGCTGTGCtaggatatttaaagtcctctccaaacccagctATTCCATGATTACTGTTCTTACAgatccccatgtgcagccacagccaatgtccaacagcagctccatcagccacttcctcctgctggcactggcagacacgcggcagctgcagctcctgcacttctgcctcttcctgggcatctccctggctgccctcctgggcaacggcctcatcatcagcgccgtagcctgcggccaccacctgcacacgcccatgttcttcttcctgctcaacctggccctcagcgacctgggctccatctgcaccactgtccccaaagccatgcacaattccctctgggacaccagcaccatctcctacacaggatgtgctgcacagctctttttctttctgttcttcatctcagcagagctttccctgctgaccatcatgtgctacgaccgctacgtgtccatctgcaaacccctgcactacgggaccctcctgggcagcagagcttgtgcccacatggcagcagctgcctgggccagtgcctttctctattcactgctgcacacggccaatacattttccctgcccctgtgccatggcaatgccctgggccagttcttctgtgaaatcccacacatcctcaaactctcctgctccaaatcccacctcagggaacttgggctcattgctgttagtgcctgtttggcatttggctgttttgtgttcattgttttctcctatgtgcagatcttcagggccgtgctgaggatcccctctgagcagggacggcacaaagccttttccacctgcctccctcacttGGCCGTGatctctctgttcctcagcacagGCATATTTGCTCACatgaagcccccctccatgtcctccccatccctggatctggccctgtcagttctgtactcggtggtgcctccagccctgaaccccctcatctacagcctgaggaaccaggagctcaaggctgcagtgaagAGACTggtgactggatgctttcaggaacattaaactgctggccagtTTATGCaaatcacttgaaataaaagtcatctttgatactttttgttggtttggttgtaattttttttttgctttcctttactttttttgCAATATTGACCACAAAGAAATGTCATTGTTTAtgccatttctccttttttttccctccacattccctctggccacagaaagtttcaatgaggggctgcactcacggtggctttaaaggaactaaaggaTGTctcagcaaagttttctgcagagatgcccttttgttgccttctctggagctgcagcagcaatgtctgtgtgcagagctgggggcagatcagtgctggcacagcagctgtgcccagcagcagcagcacttggtgttgccagtgctgctcccgtggccctgccccgctgccctggtggccctggtgttgctgcagggcctgagtgctctcggggccaggcacagtcctgggggtggcagtgccggggctgcagcagggacagcccatgggcactgctggggcagcgctgacgcctcaggccagggcctgggggctccaggcttcttgcccaggctctctcaagaacacggccaggccaatgctcagcacagaaaacccccgtgagcagccccaggctggccgtgggcaggctgggggcaaacagcatggctggtgctctgcaagggccctgggggagacgggaaggagcagcagagcaggggctgatccatccccagtgcgctggacagcccagggcagcgtcccagagcgtcctgatggagctgccaacaacatcccccctctgcagccctggcctctcccccagctcacacaggtgccgcatccttgcaggcacagccacggcagcgctggctcaggagcccctgtttgcattgcacacagcaggcgggagcacccccatgctgctgctgtggggacatgaacctgagggagcacaaatgccatcagtccctggggccaggaagggctgggggacgccagggaaaccactcagctttgtcctggcctctgcagccagccagaaattttgttcccatcagctgggagtttcctgtcccactgcagacgctgctgctcagagacagggctgcctggcagccacccccaaactgcacTGAGcgtttccttggcttcacctttgctttttttaaatcttcttgCTActatttcttcccattgcccagccctgttccctcccctgcacacagcccatccctgtttgccctttcctctctggccccgctccccattccagttcctgacttggcaccatgggatcgtcccttggggagcaggatcatcccacaagtgctgcaggaattgtctgcaggctcctgcagtgcctcgtgctgctcccttgccagaggcagcccaggccaggggggcacatctgggctgctgtgtctggctgtggggctccctgttctgggcagtgaggaggggctgcagaggctctgcaggactgacaggatgggctttggggctgtgaggagaagctgagggacctgggctgctggagcttctgaagaggaggcccagggctccttctgcaactgctccaagggtggtttcacagaatcccagaatcagcaaggctggaaaagaccttggagaccatcaagtccagcctgtgccctgacaccgccttctctcccctgagcctcctcttctccaggatcaacaaccccagctccctcagctgctcctcacaggacttgtgctccagacccctcaccagccttgttgcccttctctggacatgctccagcccctccatgtccttcctaaattggggggcccagaactggacacagcactcgaggtgctgcccaaccactgctaagcacaggggaagaatcactgccctggtcctgctggccacaccattcctgatccaggccaggagccattggccttcttggccacctgggcacactgctggctcatgtccagcctgctgtccatcagtccctgcaggtccctttctgcctggctgctgtccacccactctgtccccagcctgtagcgctgcaggggttgttgtggccaaagtgcaggatccggcacttggacttgttaaacctcaccttgttggatttggttcctggacacagcctgtccaggtccctgtgcagagccctcctgccttccagcagatccacacccccagacaacttggtgtcaccacggttccatgaggctccagagtgtcccaatggtgtcCATGATTTCATggggcctcccagtgtcacaatgtccctctggtgtcacaaagtcccttggatccttgggccctgcagtgtcacaatggcaccgtggtgccccagggccctgcagtgtcacaatggatccttggttccatgaggtctggcagggcagcaatgctctccttggttcccgctgtctcccacacctcccactgtcaggctatagaaggacacctggccgatgaagggaagtgggagtgggtacctactcgaggaggtaataataaaaatccctcccaaccccctctcccaagccaaGTGCCCCTTacagattcggtatgatcccctggatctggagagtcagccagatggtttagaagaaaattatctgcccagtgagcctcccagttatgattcatctgtgagacagatcagcacctctaacatcaaaaaggacagaagggtaatcgtggtgggtgactccctcctgaggggaacagagggccccatatgtcgaccagacccactccacagagaggtctgctgcctccctggggcccgggtacgggatatcactgacacactgcctgggctgattcagccctctgaacGAAATACAGGTCCAGACTCTCTTCTCCAGCAGTGTCACGTTGCTCCTTGTCACCCTGCCTTGGgtgccacccacccacccatcGGTGTGTACCCCaggtttttctctccctgctgccattagctctgggagctgctgctgcccctgggagctgggcatccTCAGGGTGAGCTGGTGTCTCTGGGCATCATCCtggtgctggccccgggctcactcCTCCGGCTGCCCCCTGAGGCAACTGAAGGAGAAAAGCTGGTGCAGAGCCCGCCGGGCTGTCTTGGCCATGGAGCGCCATcgccgtggggccgggggctgcgggacggCTGCGCTGCCAGCGGGGCAGGCAGGAACGCTgcgtgccaggggctgggcaggcaccgggcaagctcctgctggcagctcATCTCCacagggcttttcctggggaggggcaggctgggcacggccagccTCCATGCCGGCTTTTTCGGCCTCGTCCGCAGGGTCAGCAGGCAAGGCACAACCCACAGACATATTTGGGTTTTCGAGTGAGGCCGTGGGGAGGGGCTCACTGTGCAGCTCGATGCAGGGATCGCTGTCCATGGGAGAAGCTGGTGGTTCTGCTTCCTCCTCTTGCAGTGGGAGAGACAACGGGCTCTCTGGCTCGATGTCACTCCCTCCTGCCACTGCTCTGTCTCGGagctctccttcctcccacaTTTCCAGGAGCTCGTCTAGAAAGGCGCAGGATGGTGAGTCACCAGAGACAGGGCACAGGCCTGCCAACAGGTCAGGATGTGCAATCCCTGAGTTGTTTTCTGTCTCTCCTGTGGAGTCCTTGAGGAGAGCATCGCATGACAGCGAGTTGTCCCAGAcagggcacagctcagccagcaaCTGGTCAAGAGACACAAGTTCTGAGGAGGTTTGTGTCTCTCCTGTGGCATCATCGATCACACTGCAAGTGCTGAGTGGGACCCAGGGGCCTGCAGCTGGCTCCAGGGTGAGGCTTGATTGCATCCTTGAGGATGCACTTGGACCTCATGGGGCTTTCTGCAACATCCAAGGAGGAGAAGATGGCTCTAAACATCTCTTCATGGACTTTGTCTTCCAtgtcctccagctcctccctcttTTTCCGCAGATGCTGCATCAAagcctcctcatcctctgggcACAGCCGCTTGAGCCGCACAGTTTCCTCGGCTGGCTGACAAATTCCCTCTGCCTCTTGGCGGGCACTTAACCACTTGGGGGTTCTCAAGGTGGACTTGACGGACCTGTTCTCACGCAGGTATGGGCCCAGGCCTCTCAACAGGTCACTGCAGGTGTTGGCCCCATGCCCTTCCTGCACCTTGACAAGCTCCTCTATCTCAGAGCACCCCAGGTGCTTCCAAGCCGGCTGGGTCCCAGTGCGGATCTGCAGGCCATGTGTGGGTTGCACGGGTGGCAGGTGATggccctgccttgctgctgagccaCACCAGAGCCCTTCTGTTCTCCTTGCCAGGGAAGGCGTTTCCCAGGCCCCACCAGCAGCCAGAGTGCCCCTTGGTGAAGGTGGTACCATCTCTGGCTGGCCTCTGGCCACGGggcccacagcacgtgctgtgcctcCGGGAGAAaacccaggggctgctcctgctgctggtgctggcagatGGGGCAGCTTGACCCTCACAGAGGCTGCTCTTTGCatttcagggctgagctggcagggaggtacCAGTGGCAGCTGAGGGCCATGGAGAGACAGCAAGTCCGACACGGACAGtctctgtggccctgtgacactgctgtgaggCGTGTTGTTCGTCCAGGTGACCTGAGGTGCCGCCTGTGGCTGCCTGTGGgtcacctgtgggaagcaggaggaggcacGGGATGGAGGTGGCTGTGTGGGCACAGTGTCCCCCATGTGCCAGCATGcccaggcctggccccagggcaggtgctggccacagcagccaggctgggccgggttcccagctgggctcgctgcctctggggcattgctgtgcctggcccatcccagcactgtcccctccacagagcatggcctggtgcccggcctggctgtctctgccccagggctgtccctctgGAAGCTGtgcctccatccctgtccctcaccttTTGCTGCATGGATCTGAGTGGCTGCCCCTCACGGGGCTGGCCGTGGgcattctcctcctcctccttcagcaTTGTGGTAGTGCTCTGGTGAACACTGGCCACAAtcacccaggggagctgctgcctccagagaagctgctgcctcctcagagagctgctctcctggcagtggcCACTGCAGGGACTGGCAGCCCCGAGGGTCAGGACATGCAcccgtgtcacaatggcctctgggcaCGATGCCACCgtgggtcacaaaggcctggtggacaTGGCCACCGTTCCTCCCAGAGACCTCTTGTCCCACCTTTATTCCTCCCCTAAGCATCCCCGAGGAATTCCTTTGTCaaagtgccaaagtgcttttcccacctAGTCCACCCTGGGTCCCAGCCCTCAGTCCCAACCTCCTGGTGAAAGATCATCAGGACGGCAAAAACTCCATTTAAAATTACTCTGATGGCTACTGTGAAAGACTATAAAAAgtgtggtttttaaaaaatattaataacaatgtagggccaaggaaaatgtccattctcTATTGCAGGGATtgggggctgggtggggagggagggattcTGGTCAGGAATATGCCAGGGGCATCCTGGTTGTCTGTGCCAGccacagtgtgggcagcaggaccgggctctgattgtccctctctgctgggcactggggaggccacacctcatatcctgtgcccagctctgagtCCCTTTACCCTGTGGCtacatttaatacaaattacCAACTCCTTGAACGGTAATTCAGTTATCTCTTGCGTCTTTGTCAAAAAGATGTGGCGAATTGCAGATTAGAATTGCAGATTAGAGGTCTAATAATACCCTCTAATTAATACCCTTAATTAACTTAAGGGTACAGTTAATTGATAAGTTTTCTAATTTATGGTTCAGAAATACTGCAATTATATTGCATTTCATGTACTGAGTTCATTGTATGTGGTTTACATGTTGGATGGATATAATTTGGTTTATCTTCTGACAGGATATACAGGATGAATATAAACAGTAAGCAGAATaaagccaaaacaaacaaaactacaacattaaattcaaaattccaGTTGCTCTGTGTGGCCATCCAAAAATAGTTTCCCACCAGCAATGTTCTctatctttcttccctctttccaggACATGGTGTATATTCTCTGCCTGACGATGGGTGGTAATGCGGGTTCCTTGTCTGGTGTGCTGTTGTCCATTTCAGCATGGACTCAGACCATTGCAACAGTTTCTTGCCAATGCCAGATTcactccagcagtgacaggcaaTGAAACTTGACACGGTGTGCAGTTGGACTGTAGCAATTGGTGAGTTGTGAGGGAGCTGAATTGTTAAAGCTGCAGCCCATCATTTTGCTAAAACTACAGATACAGCTATTAGAGCGATCAGATGTCTCtcaggtggtgttttctgtaaacATAGAATCACACAGAGTTCTCATACAGATACATCCATTTCCAACATATGCAAGCACAGTTGCTGGTGTTTCAACCcaatattgacattttcttaAAGGTCAAGGCAAATGTCTGAGTTGTCAAtagtattattttcacaaagaaaTCCTTGCTGTTCCTGTCCAGTCAGGCATCAACATCCACAGCTGGGCTTGTGCTCCCATTTGGGGCTCACACTTGTATGTTCTAACAGACAGAGGACAgttccattgggatttaatCAGCACTATAACTGGGTATAAGGCATAGAgtattgttaaaagaaaagctgtggctttacCCTCAATGGGATAATAAGTGTCATTAACAAGATGTCACCAAGATTGGAAACCCCTTGAAAGAGACTGTCATAATCCCAAATTACCTTTAGTTTATCAGTGGTCAAGGTGCCGTTACTGCCTTCCCTTTTAATTGTTATTACAGCAGATTGCAACCACATCTGTGGAAGACATGTGGTGCATGGCGCAGAATTGAACTAAAGTTATATTTATTATGATTTATGCTAATCAATTGGCATAAATAAAGAAGTGAGGGTCTTCAGCGTGTGGGTCAAGCTATGTCTATGTGTATTTTGGGTTCTCCTTTGAGAATGATCAGCAGTCCAGGAGATCATCCACAAAAGTCAACAACAGGgaatttatttaacaataaatgTGCAGTAGACAGATAGAAAGGGATAGGAAAcaggagagtgagaaggaaagagcGGGAAATGGaggatggggtggggaaggaaagagtggGGGTGCATGGGTGTGGGGAAGATCAGGAGTGGGGTGGGGAAGAGATCAAACAGAGGACAGCACACAACTC encodes the following:
- the LOC137464054 gene encoding olfactory receptor 14I1-like, which encodes MSNSSSISHFLLLALADTRQLQLLHFCLFLGISLAALLGNGLIISAVACGHHLHTPMFFFLLNLALSDLGSICTTVPKAMHNSLWDTSTISYTGCAAQLFFFLFFISAELSLLTIMCYDRYVSICKPLHYGTLLGSRACAHMAAAAWASAFLYSLLHTANTFSLPLCHGNALGQFFCEIPHILKLSCSKSHLRELGLIAVSACLAFGCFVFIVFSYVQIFRAVLRIPSEQGRHKAFSTCLPHLAVISLFLSTGIFAHMKPPSMSSPSLDLALSVLYSVVPPALNPLIYSLRNQELKAAVKRLVTGCFQEH